Proteins from a single region of Rana temporaria chromosome 5, aRanTem1.1, whole genome shotgun sequence:
- the LOC120941572 gene encoding E3 ubiquitin/ISG15 ligase TRIM25-like, translating to MASANLRQELDCSICLNIYTDPVNLRCGHNFCRVCIDRVLDTQGGSGGYSCPQCREEFQDRPVLQRNITLRNIVETFRSTQLEEGRTGIFCTYCIHSPVPAVKSCLLCEASLCDNHLRVHSKSPEHVLTDPTTSMENRKCSIHRKLLEYYCTEDSACICVSCSLAGEHRGHKVETLDEASEKKKQKLRNVLQKLITEREETEKRVQSLQDRRRKVQEKSASLTERVTALFIELRRHLDDLEKRVRRNISSQEERISLSDLIHQLEIKKEDLSRKMEDIEELCNMTDPLTVLQESDTGDLCDTEEGDNEDRERHDRLLHDGGDLDVSGISHTLLTGLSDMINGGYVYFYIQEASDILLDVNTAYNNLQISDDMKTASWSDIKQNHPKTLERFQRWPQVLSSQRFSSGRHYWEVDVSESEHYSVGMCYPSIERGGVEQAGIGYNMKSWGLWRGRGVCYLFHDNKPISISPNLSSNRVRIYVDYEAGQLSFYDLCDPIRHLHTFTTTFTEPLHVGLCVLKGLINLSGGVRRPVK from the coding sequence ATGGCGTCTGCTAATCTGAGACAGGAGCTGGACTGTTCCAtctgtctgaacatttatacagatcctgtaaacctgagatgtggacacaacttctgccgggtctgtatTGATCGTGTGTTGGATACACAGGGGGGGTCTGGAGGTTATTCCTGTCCTCAGTGCAGAGAAGAGTTCCAGGATCGGCCTGTACTGCAGAGGAACATAACACTACGTAACATAGTGGAGACTTTCCGATCTACTCAGCTGGAAGAAGGGAGGACTGGAATCTTCTGTACTTACTGTATTCactctcctgtacctgctgttaaATCCTGTCTGCTGTGTGAAGCTTCTCTGTGTGATAATCACCTGAGAGTCCACAGCAAGTCACCAGAACATGTCCTAACTGATCCCACCACTTCCATGGAGAACAGAAAATGCTCCATCCACAGGAAACTTCTTGAatattactgcactgaggactcTGCCTGTATCTGTGTGTCCTGCAGTTTGGCCGGAGAACACCGGGGACACAAGGTGGAGACTCTGGATGAGGCCTCTGAGAAGAAGAAACAGAAACTGAGAAATGTTCTGCAGAAACTGattacagagagagaggagacagagaaaaGGGTCCAGAGTCTGCAGGACCGCAGGAGAAAAGTACAAGAAAAATCAGCCAGTCTAACAGAGAGAGTCACTGCTCTGTTCATAGAGCTCAGGAGACATCTGGATGACCTGGAGAAGAGAGTGCGGAGGAACATCTCCAGCCAGGAAGAGCGGATCTCATTGTCTGATCTGATCCATCagctggaaataaagaaggaggatCTGTCCAGAAAGATGGAGgacattgaggagctgtgtaacatgactgacccactgactgtcctacaggaatcagacacaggggacttgtgtgatactgaggagggagataatgaggacagagagagacatgatagactcctccatgatggaggggatctggatgtGTCTGGAATCTCACACACATTACTCACAGGGTTATCTGATATGATAAATGGGGGATatgtatacttctatatacaggaagcttcagacatattactggatgtgaACACAGCTTATAATAATCTACAGATATCAGATGACATGAAAACTGCATCCTGGTCAGATATAAAGCAGAATCATCCAAAAACTCTGGAGAGATTTCAGCGGTGGCCCCAGGTGTTAAGCAGTCAAAGATTTTCCTCGGGGcgacattactgggaagtggatgtTAGTGAGTCAGAACATTACAGCGTCGGGATGTGTTATCCCAGTATAGAGAGGGGAGGAGTAGAACAGGCAGGGATTGGATATAATATGAAGTCCTGGGGTTTGTGGAGGGGTAGAGGTGTGTGTTATCTATTTCATGACAATAAACCAATCAGCATATCTCCCAATCtctccagtaacagagtcaggatCTATGTGGATTATGAGGCTGGGCAACTgtccttttatgatctgtgtgacccgatcagacacctccacaccttcaccaccaccttcactgagcccctccatgtTGGGTTATGTGTATTGAAAGGTCTTATAAACCTGTCTGGGGGGGTCAGGAGACCTGTAAAATGA